A section of the Rattus norvegicus strain BN/NHsdMcwi chromosome 15, GRCr8, whole genome shotgun sequence genome encodes:
- the Slain1 gene encoding SLAIN motif-containing protein 1 isoform X1 — MGYKLQDLTDVQIMARLQEESLRQDCASTSGSVSRNSSTISLSSGKKGTCSDQEYDRYSLEDEEEFDHLPPPQPRLPRCSPFQRGIPHSQTFSSIRDCRRSPSSQYFPSNNFQQPQYYSPQAQTPDQQPNRTNGDKLRRSMPNLARMPSTTAVSSNLSSPVTVRSSQSFDSSLHGAGSGVSRVPSCIPSPGQIQHRVHSVGHFPVPIRQPLKATAYVSPTVQGSSSSMPLSNGTQLYSNTGIPTPNKAAASGIMGRSALPRPSLAINGSNLPRSKIAQPVRSFLQPPKPLSSLSTLRDGNWRDGCY, encoded by the exons ATGGGCTACAAGTTACAGGACCTTACTGACGTCCAGATCATGGCTCGTCTGCAAGAAGAGA GCCTCAGGCAAGACTGTGCTTCCACTTCAGGATCTGTGTCCAGGAACAGCTCCACCATTTCCCTGAGCTCAGGGAAAAAGGGGACGTGCAGTGATCAAGAGTACGATCGGTATAGCCTGGAGGACGAGGAAGAATTCGACCATTTGCCACCACCTCAGCCCCGACTTCCGAGGTGTTCACCCTTCCAAAGAGGCATCCCCCACTCACAGACTTTCTCCAGCATTCGGGATTGCAGGAGGAGCCCCAGTTCCCAGTATTTCCCTTCAAATAATTTCCAGCAGCCACAGTATTATTCACCTCAAGCCCAAACTCCAGATCAGCAACCAAATAGGACCAATGGAG ATAAACTACGAAGAAGTATGCCTAATCTGGCCCGGATGCCAAGCACCACTGCAGTCAGTAGCAACCTCAGCTCTCCCGTGACAGTGAGGAGCAGTCAGAGTTTTGACTCAAGCTTGCACGGAGCTGGAAGTGGGGTTTCTCGGGTACCGTCCTGCA TCCCGTCACCAGGACAGATTCAGCACAGAGTCCACAGCGTGGGGCATTTCCCAGTGCCCATCCGGCAGCCCCTGAAGGCCACAGCCTACGTCAGTCCGACTGTtcagggcagcagcagcagcatgccTTTGTCCAATGGCACACAGTTATATTCCAACACCGGCATCCCTACCCCAAACAAAGCTGCGGCTTCCGGGATTATGGGCCGCAGCGCCCTTCCGCGACCTTCCTTGGCAATAAATGGGAGTAACCTGCCTCGAAGCAAGATTGCACAGCCTGTCAGGAG TTTCCTGCAGCCCCCCAAGCCTCTATCTTCACTCAGCACACTGAGGGATGGAAATTGGAGAGACGGTTGCTACTGA